A stretch of the Symmachiella macrocystis genome encodes the following:
- a CDS encoding RNA polymerase sigma factor: protein MGCDETVHRESVLHRAVLAGDEQAWHALYDENFDALYRYVQWRCGGMSSLGEETVQETWLTAVRRIRRFDPRQGTFQAWVRGIAANQLRNQFRRQRAGAGGSGELDWEQAISLPPEAAAENREQAEQIAAALAALPNQYEQVLRAKYVDALPVAEIAHSLSQTPKAIESLLSRAREAFRRECLQREDLSP from the coding sequence ATGGGTTGTGACGAAACCGTTCATCGTGAATCTGTCCTACATCGGGCCGTGTTGGCTGGTGATGAACAGGCGTGGCATGCGCTGTATGATGAGAATTTTGATGCACTTTACCGTTATGTCCAATGGCGCTGCGGGGGGATGTCGTCGCTGGGGGAAGAAACGGTGCAGGAGACCTGGCTTACCGCAGTACGAAGAATTCGCCGTTTTGATCCGCGGCAAGGCACGTTTCAAGCTTGGGTGCGCGGCATCGCCGCCAATCAGTTACGCAATCAATTTCGCCGGCAACGGGCCGGAGCGGGGGGCTCGGGGGAACTGGATTGGGAACAGGCGATCAGTCTGCCTCCTGAAGCGGCTGCCGAGAATCGCGAACAGGCCGAACAAATTGCTGCAGCTCTGGCGGCACTCCCCAATCAATACGAACAAGTCTTACGGGCCAAATACGTCGACGCCCTCCCAGTCGCCGAAATCGCCCACAGCCTCAGTCAAACCCCGAAAGCAATCGAATCGCTGTTAAGCCGAGCCCGCGAGGCATTCCGCCGGGAATGTTTGCAGCGGGAAGATTTGTCACCATGA
- the pyk gene encoding pyruvate kinase, translating into MTFDGPLIKKRSVKTKIIATVGPASEDLSVIRQLAIEGVDLFRLNFAHGDANWLATIVERIRQIEIELQRPIGILGDLCGPKIRLNELPDDLMHCNEGEVFEFARETDADHPRRLTCTYEQLVDDLRVGDPILMADGTVSMVVTECYPEEGRVECVVELPGVIRSKQGINLPGAILSTPSLTAKDHSDLAWAVSHEIDFVGLSFVRSAEDILLLRREINAFGDKSQPQIVAKIEKMEAVDDLDRILEATDAVMVARGDLGVEVDIAQVPVLQKRIINLCNQYRIPVITATQMLDSMERSNRPTRAEATDVANAVLDGSDALMLSGETAIGQYPIDAVSTMSHIAHEAERLVRTGVDADRMSGPRTRALAMTEAVAAGAGAAAEQLNADWIVVATHSGKTAMSVSKQRRQVAILGLSDRVETARSMCLYWGVTPMLTDVVNQQPQKIMKVVAEWGRRHSVIASGDEIVLIASTNWSTRGHDLMLVHVVP; encoded by the coding sequence GTGACTTTTGACGGTCCCTTAATTAAAAAACGATCCGTAAAGACCAAGATCATCGCCACTGTCGGTCCGGCGAGCGAAGACCTGTCGGTGATACGCCAGTTGGCAATTGAGGGGGTCGACTTATTTCGCTTAAATTTCGCGCACGGCGACGCGAACTGGCTGGCGACGATCGTCGAACGAATTCGTCAAATCGAAATTGAGCTGCAGCGGCCGATCGGGATTCTGGGCGACCTGTGCGGCCCCAAAATCCGCCTCAATGAATTGCCAGACGACTTGATGCATTGCAACGAAGGCGAAGTCTTTGAATTCGCCCGCGAAACGGACGCCGATCATCCGCGTCGGTTGACCTGCACCTACGAGCAATTGGTCGACGATCTCCGTGTCGGGGATCCGATTCTAATGGCCGATGGAACCGTCTCGATGGTTGTGACCGAATGCTATCCTGAAGAAGGACGGGTGGAATGTGTCGTCGAATTGCCCGGTGTCATCCGCAGCAAACAGGGCATCAATCTTCCCGGTGCAATCTTGAGCACCCCGAGTTTAACGGCCAAAGACCACAGCGACTTAGCCTGGGCCGTCTCGCATGAGATTGACTTCGTCGGGTTAAGCTTCGTCCGCAGTGCCGAGGACATTTTGTTGTTGCGACGCGAAATCAACGCCTTTGGAGACAAATCACAGCCGCAAATCGTTGCTAAAATCGAAAAAATGGAAGCGGTTGACGATCTGGATCGAATCCTGGAAGCGACCGATGCGGTGATGGTTGCCCGCGGTGATTTGGGGGTCGAAGTCGACATTGCGCAGGTCCCGGTCCTTCAAAAACGAATTATCAACCTCTGCAACCAATACCGCATTCCCGTGATTACCGCCACGCAGATGCTGGATAGTATGGAACGCAGCAACCGCCCCACGCGTGCCGAAGCGACCGATGTGGCAAATGCCGTTCTGGACGGTAGTGATGCTCTGATGCTTTCCGGTGAAACCGCCATCGGGCAATATCCGATTGATGCGGTCTCGACAATGAGCCACATCGCCCACGAAGCAGAACGGCTGGTCCGCACCGGCGTCGATGCCGATCGAATGAGCGGGCCCCGGACCCGGGCGCTGGCCATGACCGAAGCGGTGGCCGCTGGAGCCGGTGCAGCGGCTGAGCAACTCAACGCAGACTGGATTGTCGTTGCCACACACAGTGGAAAAACCGCGATGTCTGTTTCCAAGCAACGTCGGCAAGTTGCCATTCTGGGGCTCAGCGACCGTGTCGAGACCGCACGGAGCATGTGCTTGTATTGGGGTGTGACGCCGATGCTTACCGACGTGGTGAATCAGCAACCGCAAAAGATCATGAAAGTCGTCGCTGAATGGGGCCGCCGCCACTCTGTGATTGCATCGGGGGACGAAATCGTGCTCATCGCCAGTACCAACTGGTCCACGCGCGGGCACGACTTGATGTTGGTGCATGTCGTGCCTTGA
- a CDS encoding cofactor-independent phosphoglycerate mutase, whose product MKYALIIPDGCADEAQPSLSGQTPLQAAATPNMNAIAETGIVGQSDNVPPSLPSGSDVATMNLFGYDALKYHTGRAPLEAAAQGIVLGPHDWAVRCNLVTIQDGNMVSFTAEQIPNALGAHLISLMQNACGDDHWEFHTGVSYRNLLIYRGHGDAPPFDATTTTYPPHDLTDGPVAGHLPSGTGAETLQQFIQQSEQLFAEDEQNRARAATGQLPASSVWLWGQGSRPQLEPFQERYGKSAAVITAVDLLRGIGRLLDWRIVDVPGATGYLDTDYAAKGRAAIETLQEVDFVVVHVEASDEASHEGDVAAKIEALEQIDRHIVGPVHEYLKSTGDYRILVSPDHPTFLRTKTHAHGFVPFTIAGTNVAQGEAQTYDEVTAAASGRQYAAGWTLMADFLEGTF is encoded by the coding sequence ATGAAATACGCCCTGATCATTCCCGATGGCTGCGCCGATGAAGCGCAACCCTCCCTTTCCGGCCAGACTCCGTTACAAGCGGCGGCAACGCCGAATATGAACGCCATTGCCGAGACCGGCATCGTAGGACAAAGCGACAACGTCCCCCCTTCGCTCCCCTCCGGTAGTGATGTCGCCACGATGAACCTGTTTGGCTACGACGCACTCAAGTACCACACCGGCCGCGCGCCGCTGGAGGCGGCCGCTCAGGGAATTGTTTTGGGACCGCACGACTGGGCCGTCCGCTGCAATTTGGTGACCATTCAAGATGGAAACATGGTCAGCTTCACGGCTGAACAAATCCCCAATGCACTCGGCGCGCATTTAATCAGCTTGATGCAAAACGCGTGTGGCGATGACCATTGGGAATTTCACACCGGCGTCAGCTATCGCAATCTGTTGATTTATCGCGGCCACGGAGATGCCCCTCCCTTCGACGCCACCACGACCACCTACCCACCGCACGACTTGACCGACGGTCCCGTGGCTGGACATCTGCCCTCAGGCACCGGGGCGGAGACGCTTCAACAGTTCATACAACAAAGCGAACAACTCTTCGCGGAGGATGAACAAAACCGCGCCCGCGCGGCCACCGGGCAATTGCCGGCCAGTTCCGTCTGGCTGTGGGGCCAAGGCAGCCGGCCGCAGCTCGAACCATTTCAAGAGCGTTACGGAAAATCGGCTGCTGTGATCACAGCTGTCGACCTGTTGCGGGGAATTGGCCGACTGCTGGATTGGCGAATTGTCGACGTCCCAGGCGCCACCGGTTACCTCGATACGGACTACGCCGCCAAGGGCCGCGCCGCTATCGAGACACTTCAAGAGGTCGACTTTGTCGTTGTTCATGTTGAAGCCAGTGACGAAGCCTCGCACGAAGGGGACGTCGCTGCCAAAATCGAAGCCTTGGAACAAATCGACCGGCATATCGTGGGACCGGTGCACGAGTATTTGAAATCGACCGGTGATTACCGCATCTTGGTCTCGCCCGATCATCCCACGTTCCTCCGCACCAAGACACACGCCCATGGCTTTGTCCCCTTTACCATCGCGGGAACAAATGTCGCTCAAGGCGAAGCTCAAACCTATGACGAGGTGACCGCAGCCGCCTCGGGCAGGCAATACGCTGCCGGGTGGACGCTGATGGCGGACTTCTTAGAGGGAACGTTTTGA
- the hisG gene encoding ATP phosphoribosyltransferase encodes MAEQILKLGIPAGSLKDATGELFKKAGYNIKFSSRSYYPEIDDVEIECLLIRAQEMARYVEQGLLDAGITGHDWVVENDADVTEVCELMFSKVSRRPVRWVLCVPEDSPVQKPEDLEGKRIATEVVGLTKSFFAKHNTNVNVEFSWGATEVKPPKLADAIVEVTETGSSLRANDLRIVAEVLQSTTRFIANNDSIADPWKKGKIDNIALMLQSCLAAEGKVGLMMNVSRADLETVLSTLPALQKPTVASLSDPQWVAVSTIVDESFVREIVPKLRTAGAQGIVETPINKIID; translated from the coding sequence ATGGCTGAACAGATTTTGAAATTGGGCATCCCCGCCGGCAGTTTGAAGGACGCCACGGGTGAGCTATTTAAAAAAGCGGGCTACAACATCAAGTTTTCCTCGCGCTCGTATTATCCCGAAATCGACGACGTGGAGATCGAGTGCCTGTTGATTCGCGCACAGGAAATGGCGCGGTATGTCGAGCAGGGCCTGTTGGACGCGGGCATCACCGGGCACGATTGGGTGGTCGAGAACGACGCCGATGTCACCGAGGTCTGCGAACTGATGTTTTCAAAAGTCAGCCGTCGCCCAGTGCGGTGGGTGCTGTGCGTGCCTGAAGATTCGCCCGTGCAAAAACCGGAGGATTTGGAAGGCAAACGGATTGCGACCGAAGTGGTCGGTTTGACAAAGTCCTTTTTTGCCAAGCACAACACGAACGTGAATGTCGAGTTCTCCTGGGGAGCCACGGAAGTCAAACCGCCCAAGTTAGCCGACGCGATTGTCGAGGTCACCGAGACGGGATCGTCGTTGCGGGCAAACGATCTACGGATCGTCGCGGAGGTGTTGCAAAGCACCACGCGGTTTATTGCCAACAACGACTCGATCGCCGACCCGTGGAAAAAAGGGAAGATTGACAACATCGCCTTGATGCTGCAGTCCTGCCTCGCTGCTGAGGGAAAGGTGGGCTTAATGATGAACGTTTCGCGGGCTGACCTAGAAACGGTATTAAGCACATTGCCGGCGCTGCAAAAACCAACCGTGGCCTCGCTGTCCGATCCGCAATGGGTGGCGGTCTCGACAATTGTGGATGAATCATTTGTCCGCGAAATCGTACCCAAACTGCGCACCGCCGGCGCACAAGGCATCGTAGAGACACCGATCAACAAAATTATCGATTAA
- the hisI gene encoding phosphoribosyl-AMP cyclohydrolase, whose amino-acid sequence MTGPDFSKAELLPVIAQDEATGDVLMLAYMNAEAYQETLETGRVCYFSRSRNKLWRKGEESGNVQEVKAIYFDCDADTLLIKVNQIGGAACHEGYRSCFFRQVTDGGENFQTVGERVFDPKEVYKKN is encoded by the coding sequence GTGACGGGACCTGATTTTTCTAAGGCGGAGCTGTTGCCGGTGATCGCTCAAGACGAAGCGACCGGCGATGTGTTGATGTTGGCTTATATGAACGCCGAAGCGTACCAAGAGACGCTCGAGACCGGCCGCGTCTGTTATTTCAGTCGCAGCCGCAATAAACTGTGGCGCAAAGGCGAAGAGAGCGGCAATGTGCAGGAGGTCAAAGCGATTTACTTTGATTGCGATGCCGACACGCTGCTGATCAAGGTCAACCAAATCGGCGGGGCTGCTTGCCACGAAGGTTACCGGAGCTGTTTCTTCCGCCAGGTCACCGATGGGGGTGAAAACTTCCAGACGGTGGGCGAACGCGTTTTTGATCCGAAAGAAGTCTACAAGAAGAATTGA
- a CDS encoding DUF1501 domain-containing protein translates to MQTPVSIQHDCGNVSRRTILQAGLTGLGAATLPDLLRQRAAAGQASRKTAVIFVELAGGPTQFETYDPKPLAPVEYRGPMSSVQTNQPGAYFSETMSQQAKILDKLTIIRSIHHRKNNHDPSSHLSQTGYYKTGPKGGPNQMPSFGSVIHKVRGANTAGLPAYVAIPNTMRNGGSAHLGKGCNAFETIDDPSKKKFKVRNLALAGGMDMRRLDDRRGLLKALDDDRRMLDLEGSSAAIDQFTTQAFDMVSGSAAREAFDITREDVKLRDAYGRSTAGQGMLLARRLVEAGVTCVTVRSTGWDHHGSLPKRIVKNGVEFDRGMAALVNDLYDRGLQQDVLVVAMGEFGRSPRFNKDAGRGHWGAVMSVALAGGGLKPGILGASNSKGEIPAEAPYQPENVLAMLYRHLGIDPAMTFDDFAGRPRYVLERRELIRELV, encoded by the coding sequence ATGCAAACCCCTGTCTCAATTCAACACGATTGCGGAAACGTATCACGGAGGACGATCCTGCAGGCTGGGTTGACGGGACTGGGGGCGGCTACGTTGCCCGATTTGCTGCGGCAACGCGCTGCTGCCGGACAAGCCTCACGTAAGACCGCTGTAATTTTTGTTGAGCTGGCTGGTGGTCCGACGCAATTCGAAACCTACGATCCCAAACCGTTGGCGCCGGTGGAATATCGCGGACCGATGAGTTCAGTACAGACGAACCAACCGGGCGCGTACTTCAGCGAGACGATGTCGCAGCAAGCCAAGATTCTCGACAAGCTGACGATCATCCGTTCGATCCATCACCGCAAAAACAACCACGATCCGTCGAGCCACCTGTCGCAGACCGGATACTACAAGACAGGCCCCAAGGGGGGGCCGAATCAGATGCCCAGTTTCGGTTCGGTGATTCACAAAGTTCGCGGCGCGAACACCGCGGGCTTACCCGCTTATGTGGCGATCCCTAATACCATGCGTAACGGCGGCTCGGCGCATTTGGGCAAAGGGTGCAATGCGTTTGAAACGATCGACGATCCCTCCAAAAAGAAGTTCAAGGTCCGCAACCTGGCTTTGGCCGGCGGAATGGACATGCGACGGCTCGACGATCGGCGCGGATTGCTGAAAGCATTGGATGATGACCGGCGGATGTTGGATCTTGAAGGTTCTTCCGCAGCGATCGATCAGTTCACGACTCAAGCATTTGATATGGTCTCCGGCTCAGCGGCGCGCGAGGCGTTTGACATTACTCGTGAAGACGTCAAACTCCGCGACGCCTATGGCCGCAGCACTGCCGGACAGGGCATGTTGTTGGCGCGGCGGTTGGTCGAAGCGGGGGTCACGTGTGTCACTGTCCGCAGCACCGGTTGGGACCACCACGGAAGTTTGCCCAAACGGATTGTCAAAAACGGCGTTGAGTTCGACCGCGGCATGGCCGCTTTGGTGAACGATCTCTACGACCGTGGACTGCAACAAGACGTCCTGGTGGTCGCCATGGGCGAATTTGGCCGTTCACCCCGCTTCAATAAAGATGCGGGCCGCGGACACTGGGGAGCCGTAATGAGCGTCGCCCTCGCCGGCGGCGGACTCAAGCCGGGGATTCTGGGAGCCTCGAATTCAAAAGGCGAAATCCCCGCCGAGGCACCATACCAGCCGGAAAACGTCCTCGCCATGCTCTACCGTCACCTGGGTATCGACCCCGCCATGACCTTCGACGATTTCGCCGGCCGCCCACGCTACGTGCTGGAACGGCGTGAGTTGATCCGCGAATTGGTGTGA
- a CDS encoding sodium:solute symporter family transporter, whose amino-acid sequence MPILAAETSLPNGGLTTLDLVVIGLYLAGMLCMGFVIARRQKSTDDFFIGGRNLPAWAVGVSILASLLSTITYLGMPGEMFRTGIGFLTRQLSIPVVLVVVWFLWIPFFMKLRLTSAYEYLEVRFNYAVRATAAVICMLLIFGWMAVVVLTASRAMGEIANLQLNQHFGGTAAVVDTQIATSDLDLHVIIAAVGMFSVLYTTLGGIRAVVWTDVIQFFILIAGAFVAMGVVASMTDSGLSDWFQYSQEYKHEQVEWFSWDIGNRSTVFSIAIGMCFWIICTHGSNQVALQRYFAVKDVQAARRSYLVSAVASFGLSLVLAAVGMSIMYFIAQHHLPAEAGLTSPELTTVRTAQDNMFPQFIRYYIPSGLRGMVVAALFAAAMSTIDSGSNSVSTILTVDFFRRLYPEGRTIASELKLARTVTATMGIIVVVCTIGLYHASKGTDIISLCQKGFNMFLGPLGAIFVLAMFSRRATAATVLPAVIVGELVGICSSYSNELFGMEFSTHMVVPASWAATIVSSLLLSTLLRTLANEEQQQWMWRPVVRGAGDHPVGQDG is encoded by the coding sequence ATGCCCATACTTGCTGCCGAGACAAGCCTGCCCAATGGGGGACTGACCACTTTAGATTTAGTTGTGATCGGCTTGTACTTGGCGGGCATGTTGTGCATGGGGTTTGTGATTGCCCGGCGGCAAAAATCGACGGATGACTTTTTTATCGGTGGTCGCAATCTACCGGCGTGGGCGGTCGGCGTGAGTATTTTAGCCTCGTTGCTTTCGACAATCACCTACCTGGGCATGCCGGGGGAAATGTTTCGCACGGGGATCGGCTTCCTCACACGACAACTTTCGATTCCGGTCGTACTGGTGGTGGTGTGGTTTCTGTGGATCCCGTTCTTTATGAAATTGAGGCTGACCAGCGCTTATGAATACCTGGAGGTGCGTTTCAATTACGCCGTGCGTGCGACGGCGGCGGTGATTTGTATGCTGTTGATCTTCGGATGGATGGCGGTCGTGGTGCTGACCGCCTCGCGAGCCATGGGCGAGATTGCTAATTTGCAACTCAATCAACACTTCGGCGGAACGGCAGCTGTGGTCGATACGCAGATTGCGACCAGTGACCTGGACCTACATGTGATTATCGCCGCCGTCGGCATGTTTTCGGTGTTGTATACCACGCTCGGCGGGATCCGGGCGGTCGTGTGGACCGACGTGATTCAATTCTTCATCCTGATTGCCGGTGCCTTTGTGGCGATGGGGGTCGTGGCTTCGATGACCGATTCAGGGCTATCGGATTGGTTTCAGTACTCGCAAGAATACAAACATGAACAGGTCGAGTGGTTCAGTTGGGACATTGGAAATCGTTCGACGGTGTTTTCAATTGCGATCGGTATGTGTTTCTGGATCATCTGCACACACGGCTCAAACCAAGTGGCGCTGCAACGTTATTTTGCCGTCAAGGATGTCCAGGCGGCGCGGCGGAGTTATCTCGTCAGCGCCGTTGCCAGTTTTGGACTGAGCCTCGTTCTGGCAGCGGTTGGCATGTCGATTATGTATTTCATCGCCCAGCATCACCTTCCCGCCGAAGCGGGACTGACCTCGCCCGAGCTGACGACTGTGCGAACCGCGCAAGACAATATGTTTCCGCAGTTCATCCGCTATTACATCCCCTCTGGTTTACGGGGAATGGTCGTGGCAGCGTTATTCGCGGCGGCGATGTCGACGATTGATTCCGGTTCGAACTCGGTGTCGACAATCCTGACCGTCGATTTTTTTCGCCGGCTCTATCCCGAAGGCCGCACCATTGCCAGTGAACTCAAATTGGCCCGCACCGTGACCGCCACGATGGGCATCATTGTGGTTGTCTGCACGATAGGGTTGTACCACGCCTCAAAAGGGACCGATATCATCAGCCTGTGCCAAAAAGGCTTCAACATGTTCCTCGGTCCGTTGGGAGCAATTTTCGTTTTAGCCATGTTCTCCCGCCGGGCAACCGCCGCGACTGTTTTACCGGCGGTGATCGTTGGAGAACTCGTGGGGATTTGCAGCAGCTATAGCAACGAATTGTTTGGCATGGAATTTTCGACGCACATGGTGGTCCCGGCATCCTGGGCGGCAACCATCGTCAGTTCGTTGTTGTTATCCACACTGCTACGCACGCTTGCTAACGAAGAACAACAACAATGGATGTGGCGCCCCGTTGTTCGCGGGGCAGGGGATCACCCGGTTGGACAGGATGGGTAG
- a CDS encoding arylsulfatase, giving the protein MKNSSWTLWSLTALTLLGYFPAVHAADGPPNVVVIITDDQGWGDLSLHGNTNISTPNIDALAEAGAQFDRFYVSPVCAPTRASLLTGRYHPSTGVVGVSRGQERMNLDEVTFADLFKAAGYATGGFGKWHNGSQYPYHPNGRGFDEFYGFTCGHWANYFDTLVDHNGQEVRGEGYLTDEFTERAMKFIDANKDHPFLCYVAYNTPHTPFQVPDEFFDRVKARGLTMFNRDKMRERDIDTISALAMCENIDWNVGRILNKLEEDKIAENTIVVYMSDNGPNTWRWNGGMKGKKGAVDEGGIRSPFFVRWPGHIAPGTKNDRIAAHIDVLPTLVDLTGIDVSKSDKTPKPLDGVSLKPLLMGDSQDWPDRMLFSNFRGRSSVRTQQYRADAKTLFDMQDDPGQTNNLAKDKKQVHRELAAALKKWNAQWSDTSPRSADQRPYPVGARPTPPTMLPVQDGQFHGKRLRYSAPPPNASWMDGWTNRADYPYWEIDVIHPGRYEAILKYTCAEDAVGTELELSFRESLVKGRISEAYDPPLIDSPDRAERKESYEKPFKRMTLGEIDLKKGRGTLKLKALNQPGEEIIDLRAIELRQIDK; this is encoded by the coding sequence ATGAAAAACTCCTCCTGGACATTGTGGTCTCTCACCGCACTCACGTTACTTGGATATTTCCCGGCAGTGCACGCGGCAGACGGTCCACCCAATGTGGTGGTGATCATTACCGACGACCAAGGCTGGGGTGATTTGAGTTTGCATGGCAACACAAACATCAGCACGCCGAATATCGATGCATTGGCCGAAGCGGGCGCACAGTTCGATCGCTTCTACGTCTCGCCTGTCTGCGCTCCCACGCGGGCCAGCCTGCTGACGGGACGCTATCACCCCAGCACCGGTGTTGTGGGGGTCTCGCGTGGACAAGAGCGGATGAACCTCGACGAGGTGACCTTCGCCGATCTATTCAAAGCCGCCGGCTATGCGACCGGGGGATTCGGTAAATGGCACAACGGTTCGCAATATCCCTACCACCCCAACGGTCGCGGCTTCGATGAATTCTACGGTTTCACGTGTGGGCATTGGGCCAACTATTTCGACACACTTGTCGACCACAATGGCCAGGAAGTCCGCGGCGAAGGTTATTTGACGGACGAATTTACCGAGCGGGCTATGAAGTTTATCGATGCTAACAAAGATCACCCTTTTCTGTGTTACGTCGCCTACAACACACCACACACTCCGTTTCAAGTGCCGGATGAATTCTTTGATCGCGTCAAAGCCCGCGGCTTAACGATGTTCAATCGCGACAAAATGCGTGAACGCGATATCGATACGATCTCTGCCTTAGCGATGTGTGAAAACATCGACTGGAACGTTGGCCGCATTCTCAACAAATTGGAAGAGGACAAAATCGCCGAGAATACGATCGTGGTTTACATGTCGGACAATGGACCGAATACGTGGCGCTGGAATGGCGGGATGAAGGGCAAAAAAGGGGCTGTGGACGAAGGGGGGATCCGCTCACCATTTTTCGTGCGATGGCCGGGACACATCGCTCCGGGAACCAAAAACGACCGCATCGCCGCGCATATCGACGTACTGCCGACCTTGGTCGATCTGACGGGAATCGATGTCTCCAAATCGGATAAAACACCCAAACCACTCGACGGCGTGAGCCTCAAGCCATTGCTGATGGGAGACAGCCAGGATTGGCCGGACCGCATGCTCTTCTCCAACTTCCGCGGACGCTCCAGCGTGAGAACACAGCAATACCGGGCCGATGCCAAGACGCTGTTCGATATGCAGGACGATCCGGGGCAAACAAATAATCTAGCGAAAGACAAAAAACAGGTGCACCGGGAATTAGCGGCCGCACTGAAAAAATGGAACGCCCAATGGTCCGACACCTCCCCCCGCAGCGCGGATCAGCGACCTTATCCAGTCGGAGCCCGCCCAACACCCCCAACCATGTTGCCGGTGCAAGACGGTCAGTTCCACGGCAAGCGACTGCGGTACAGTGCCCCGCCGCCCAATGCCTCGTGGATGGATGGCTGGACAAACCGGGCGGACTATCCCTATTGGGAAATCGACGTCATCCACCCCGGTCGGTACGAAGCGATTCTGAAATACACCTGCGCAGAGGACGCCGTCGGGACCGAGTTGGAATTATCATTTCGTGAAAGTCTCGTCAAAGGGCGTATCAGCGAGGCGTATGATCCTCCCCTGATTGACAGTCCCGACCGTGCGGAGCGTAAAGAATCGTACGAAAAGCCGTTTAAGAGAATGACACTCGGGGAAATTGACCTGAAGAAAGGTCGTGGAACGCTGAAATTGAAGGCCTTGAACCAGCCAGGTGAGGAAATCATTGACTTACGGGCGATTGAATTGCGGCAGATCGACAAATGA
- a CDS encoding VWA domain-containing protein has translation MPNVPQQNREHPVQQRLRKKKPRVKPLIVPEVPEVPPELSAFGQVSEFIGGYVREFRKGQAGWGASFLFHGALLLCLYGVIIGLKPRPEALSIDTVIAEDAGDEEFDTLLDESLNPTDLEMPDASSMMLEQEIVVQDSDLLLPSGDAEAASPNLLAGETSGGKAGFFGTSAVGDSFVFIVDSSGSMTGARFERAKRELRRSIKRLKVNQKFHVVFFNSETIPMFEPGPRAELVTATRVNLSKAGRWIDRQLPTSTTDPEGAIRLALSFRPQVIFLLSDGEFDEPRRARQAAIDDNRSSGTTIHTIAFMSRDGEETLKRIADDHGGTFRFVD, from the coding sequence ATGCCAAACGTGCCGCAACAAAATCGCGAACATCCTGTTCAGCAACGGCTGCGCAAAAAAAAGCCGCGCGTCAAACCGCTGATTGTTCCCGAAGTTCCCGAGGTTCCTCCGGAGTTATCGGCCTTCGGGCAGGTCTCCGAATTTATCGGCGGATATGTGCGTGAATTCCGCAAAGGGCAAGCGGGTTGGGGCGCGTCGTTTTTGTTCCATGGCGCATTGCTGCTGTGTCTGTACGGCGTCATCATCGGCCTCAAACCTCGCCCTGAGGCGCTGAGTATCGATACGGTGATCGCTGAAGACGCCGGCGACGAGGAGTTTGATACCCTGCTGGATGAGTCGCTGAATCCGACTGATTTGGAAATGCCCGATGCATCGTCGATGATGCTGGAGCAAGAAATCGTGGTTCAGGATAGCGACCTGCTGCTGCCCTCCGGAGATGCCGAAGCGGCCTCACCCAATTTGCTGGCCGGGGAGACTTCCGGGGGCAAGGCGGGCTTTTTTGGAACCTCAGCTGTGGGGGATTCTTTCGTATTCATTGTGGACAGTTCCGGCAGCATGACCGGTGCTCGATTTGAACGAGCCAAGCGCGAATTGCGACGGTCGATCAAACGGCTCAAAGTTAATCAAAAATTCCACGTGGTCTTCTTTAATAGCGAGACCATCCCGATGTTTGAGCCGGGCCCACGCGCCGAATTGGTGACCGCCACACGCGTCAATTTGTCCAAAGCCGGACGTTGGATTGATCGGCAGCTTCCCACATCAACGACCGATCCTGAAGGGGCCATTCGCTTGGCATTGTCATTCAGACCCCAGGTCATTTTTCTGCTGTCCGATGGCGAATTCGATGAACCGCGACGCGCGCGTCAGGCGGCAATTGATGACAACCGCAGCAGCGGCACAACCATTCATACGATTGCCTTCATGTCACGTGATGGCGAGGAGACGCTCAAGCGTATTGCCGACGACCATGGCGGTACGTTCCGTTTCGTTGATTGA